A stretch of the Gavia stellata isolate bGavSte3 chromosome 11, bGavSte3.hap2, whole genome shotgun sequence genome encodes the following:
- the DVL3 gene encoding segment polarity protein dishevelled homolog DVL-3, producing the protein MAAAETKIIYHLDEQETPYLVKLPIPAERVTLGDFKGLLNRPNYKFYFKSMDDDFGVVKEEISDDNAKLPCFNGRVVSWLVSAEGSHSDAGSVCADNQTELPPSMERTGGIGDSRPPSFHPNTGGSRENLDNETETDSVVSSQRERPRRKDGPEHAPRVNGTVKGERRRDLGGYESSSTLMSSELETTSFFDSDEDDSTSRFSSSTEQSSASRLMRRHKRRRRKQKAPRIERSSSFSSITDSTMSLNIITVTLNMEKYNFLGISIVGQSNERGDGGIYIGSIMKGGAVAADGRIEPGDMLLQVNDINFENMSNDDAVRVLREIVHKPGPITLTVAKCWDPSPRGCFSLPRIAPQRIWAGPDSPCSDPGEPIRPIDPAAWVSHTAAMTGTYPAYGMSPSMSTITSTSSSITSSIPETERLDDFHLSIHSDMATIVKAMASPESGLEVRDRMWLKITIPNAFIGSDVVDWLYHHVEGFTDRRESRKYASNLLKAGYIRHTVNKITFSEQCYYIFGDLCGNMANLSLHDHDGSSGASDQDTLAPLPHPGAAPWPMAFPYQYPPPHPYNPHPGFPDPGYSYGGGSAGSQHSEGSRSSGSNRSGSERRKEREKTGESKSGGSGSESDHTTRSSMRRERAASERSVPASQHSQRSQHSLAHSIRSHHSQQSYGPPGLPPLFSPPMLLMPPPPSAMGPPGAPPGRDLASVPPELTASRQSFRMAMGNPSEFFVDVM; encoded by the exons ATGGCGGCGGCCGAGACGAAGATCATCTACCACCTGGACGAGCAGGAGACGCCGTACCTGGTGAAGCTGCCGATCCCGGCCGAGCGCGTCACCCTCGGCGACTTCAAGGGCCTCCTCAACCGCCCCAACTACAAGTTCTACTTCAAGTCCATGGACGACGACTTCGG gGTGGTGAAAGAAGAAATCTCGGATGACAATGCCAAGCTTCCCTGCTTCAACGGCCGGGTGGTGTCGTGG CTGGTGTCTGCAGAGGGTTCCCATTCAGATGCTGGCTCGGTCTGTGCCGATAACCAAACAGAGCTGCCGCCCTCCATGGAGCGTACGGGAGGAATTGGAGACTCCAGGCCCCCCTCTTTCCA CCCTAACACTGGGGGGAGTAGGGAAAACTTGGACAATGAGACAGAGACAGACTCGGTGGTGTCGTCGCAGAGGGAACGACCTCGTCGGAAAGATGGGCCTGAGCATG CACCCAGGGTAAATGGGACAGTGAAGGGAGAGCGGCGCCGAGACCTGGGCGGGTACGAGAGCTCCTCCACGCTCATGAGCAGTGAGCTGGAGACCACCAGCTTCTTCGATTCAGATGAAGATGACTCAACCAGCAG ATTTAGCAGTTCGACAGAGCAAAGCAGTGCTTCCCGCCTAATGAGGAGGCACAAGCGACGCCGGCGGAAACAGAAGGCTCCACGCATTGAACGG TCATCGTCCTTCAGCAGCATCACAGACTCCACCATGTCCCTGAACATCATCACGGTCACACTGAACATGG AGAAATACAACTTCCTGGGCATTTCTATTGTGGGACAGAGCAATGAGCGTGGGGATGGAGGCATTTACATTGGCTCTATCATGAAGGGCGGTGCTGTGGCAGCTGATGGCAGGATTGAGCCAGGAGACATGCTCTTGCAG GTAAATGACATCAACTTTGAGAACATGAGCAATGATGATGCTGTGCGGGTGCTGAGGGAGATTGTGCACAAGCCGGG GCCCATCACCCTGACGGTGGCCAAGTGCTGGGACCCCAGCCCAAGGGGCTGCTTCTCGTTACCCAGGA tTGCTCCCCAGCGGATCTGGGCTGGGCCAGACTCTCCATGCTCCGATCCGG GTGAGCCCATACGGCCCATCGACCCGGCAGCCTGGGTGTCTCACACAGCGGCGATGACTGGCACCTACCCAGCGTACGGTATGAGTCCATCCATGAGCACAatcacttccaccagctcctccatcACCAGCTCCATCCCAGAGACTGAAC GCCTCGATGACTTTCACCTGTCCATCCACAGCGACATGGCCACCATTGTCAAAGCCATGGCCTCACCAGAGTCAGGCCTGGAGGTGCGTGACCGCATGTGGCTGAAGATCACCATCCCCAATGCCTTCATTG GTTCGGATGTGGTGGATTGGCTCTATCACCATGTGGAGGGCTTTACAGACCGTCGTGAATCCCGCAAATATGCCAGCAATCTGCTGAAGGCTGGCTACATCCGACACACCGTGAACAAGATCACCTTCTCGGAGCAATGCTATTACATCTTTGGGGACCTCTGTGGAA ATATGGCTAATCTTTCTCTTCACGATCATGATGGCTCCAGTGGTGCCTCTGATCAGGACACTTTGGCTCCACTCCCCCACCCTGGAGCTGCACCCTGGCCTATGGCTTTCCCGTATCAGTATCCACCGCCTCATCCATACAACCCCCACCCCGGCTTCCCTGACCCAGGCTACAGCTATGGAGGgggcagtgcaggcagccaGCACAGTGAAG GGAGCCGGAGCAGCGGTTCCAATCGCAGCGGCAGcgagaggaggaaggagagagagaagaccGGGGAGTCCAAGTCAGGCGGCAGCGGGAGCGAGTCGGACCACACCACGAGAAGCAGCATGCGGCGTGAGCGTGCGGCCAGCGAGCGCTCGGtgccagccagccagcacagccagcgTAGCCAGCACTCTCTGGCTCACAGCATCCGCAGCCACCACAGCCAGCAGTCGTACGGGCCACCCGGCCTCCCCCCTCTCTTCAGCCCCCCCATGTTGCTGATGCCTCCACCGCCTTCAGCCATGGGGCCCCCCGGGGCGCCGCCGGGCCGTGACCTGGCCTCTGTGCCCCCCGAACTGACAGCCAGTAGACAGTCCTTCCGAATGGCCATGGGCAACCCCAGTGAGTTCTTTGTGGATGTAATGTGA